The genomic window atacatactccggaatCCACCATACGAAGCGTTGCGGAGGgtgccttgtaccacaactagcatcttctctccctgttgcactcccaaacagaacgagggaaaaatgactgcctatatgcttctgtacgagccctaatctctcttatctttgtggtctttccgcgaaatgtaagttagcggcagtacaattgtactgcagtcaacctcaaatgctggttctctaaatttcctcagtagcgattcacgaagagaacgcttcctttcctctagagactcccacgcgagttcctgaagcatttccgtaacactcgcgtgatgatcaaacctaccagtaacaaatctagcagcccgcctctgaattgcttctatgtcctccctcaatccgacctgatagggatcccaaacgctcgagcagtactcaagaataggtcgtattagtgttttacaagcggtctcctttacagatgaaccaaatcttcccaaaattctaccaatgaaccgaaaacgactatccgccttccctacaactgccattacatgcttgtcccacttcatatcgctctgcaatgttccgcctaaatatttaatcgacgttactgtgtcaagcactacactactaatggagtattcaaacattacaggattctttttcctattcatctgcattgatttacatttatctatatttagagttagctgccattaatCCAAAGGGATGAAACGAAATGAGGTCCATTTTCAAAGATAACTTTGTCGATATGTCCAACTTCTATTACAAAATTCCTTGGAAATTTGACAGATATTTATAGCAGTGTCTTTAGGAAGTGGTTTAAAAGAGACAAATATGGATATGAGTTCTACCGCCACAAAATATACGAAAAACCTTGTCGTCACGTTGGAACGGCTTCTTACGTGTCTACGGCTGCTAAATGACGTAATTTAGCTGGAATTGTgcgaaacagctgagcaaaatgtgACGTGGTGGTTGTTGTAGCTTTTTAACAAAGTTTATGTTTGGTCAGAACACCTCGGACACGTTTTACCATGCTGAGAAAGTAAAAGGTCTGACAGAGTGTGTAGAAACGTTTTCTGGCTTTATAGTGTGCATCACTAAGACTAATGTACCAAACTAGCTTGTTGACCAAATAATGTGGAATGCCAAAAAGCCACGTATCGTTGTCACCTTTCAAAGTTTGAAGAGAACGTTGTTCCTGACAAAACAATGATGTCTAAACGTAGAGTAGTTTGTCTCACCCTGTTCTTTTGCAGTGTCCTTTAAAGCAGAAGAAACGCAATTTTGGGAAGCAGCTTCTTGTCTGTGTAAAAGACTGAAATTGGACTGACACAATTCTGTGACTGAACGAATTTGTGAGCCAGCAAGAGATCGTGATAAGATATCAGCAACAACATTCTCTTTTCCAGTAATGTTTTCTGTTCTACCATGTACTCGAGCTGTAGTGCGtcacgggccatagatgatagcagtgaatgacagctgcagagaaATGTACGggtgaacagatgtgcaactgcAGAACAACTGACATCCCAGATGTACCACCAGGCTACCAACAATCACTCCTCAATGGGCTTTCAGCGAAATTTGGGCGTCTGTAGCACGCCCCTGGTTCCTGTGGCCATGCTGATTACTATTTGTAGATGGCATtggctggaattttcacgccagtacCACAGCTGGACGCCCACTAAAGAGCTGgagtggccttctcagatgaatcacgttttatactcaatTGGACAGGTCGCCTTTGGCGCGtactgtgtttaacttttgaaagcaaacactctgcgacAATCACCAGGCTTGTTATGGACTGGGGAATGTTTTCCTGGCATTCCATGAGTGATCTCGTACTTCTAGAAGACACAACAGATCAACACAATTTTTGTATCGCGCCTGGGAGGCGGTGAGTGGGTGGGAACGGGAAAAGGTAATACAAGccactgagccgtggcggctcatatcgatagtgccactctggtggctTATCTTTCCTGCCatggtcagggcggtaagcagcgccctctggggcctacgcgtgGAGTAAGGAGGCGAGGTCCTGGGGGGTGTGTGCTCCGGGACGtcgtggaagacggttgtcgggttggcgcagcgagtgtgggaccggacctatcgcatggagatattcAAGtaggctctgaacggaaggcgccgtagcaagcagcgggaagcgggcgtcctgtaatttgtgtaaaggagtaacgatttttgcattggatgtcccagtggttcccgagagttgcggtggctgctttcggagaagagaattggtaagagcttgtgtctacgctcttttccgtacgatgttgctgcctgccgttatgaacgggtgaaaatcaggcgcttgtattgactatacgggaactgatgtaaatttacatttgtgattgagcctcacttgtactgtgacagtttagaggcgaaaactgtggtggtttcattaggtctggttctttgctgtgcaactaagggagtcagttatttggggtaactgagggagcaccattatgttggtctaagtgatacgttatTTACGTTTTGTCTATgactttgcgaatcgaaatcgtggggagtacacgtgtgagtaatttgctgttgtattgatggttatgttgtaaagactgttctgtggtgtgttaaatcacgcgcggATTTGTCGCCAATCTAAggagaagttaccattgctacttgcttaattgctactgtccttatgattggcgttgtctgtcttttgattgtgggtgtgctcacgtttaaaaaaaaaattacggctactgttcataagggttgtctagtaaggaaattgcttaagcttttgtcatatgctggtctgtttgcctatcacattggctttctgtgcagtaactgaaggaatgtgtatggtggttcaagttTGTAGGCTGACtggtatttgaactggtgttgagcttAAGGGCGAAATCAAATCCCGGAAACCCGCACGCTACGCGTGGTTAAAAGTTCCGCTATTGGgaagccggctctctgttcttggactGTGTAAGGATACATGATGAGTGCATCGCTGCAGTTTCTCGAGGGCTAAATTGGGGGGTGTCGGTgacgtcctagggctagacttgtgatgtacgttatgttgaaagggaattaactgtaccaaacttaagacagcttttaatttgttttaggtctgtacagggaatgatgttgatattttgtcgatggcggcaataacttcctgtgtggggagatcctttGAGGGACTCTTATTGTACTGTtacagtgcagtccatctgaaacgcgTGGCTTAAAAcctgggactgcagctctctgatgttatatattactgtttaatcttaaatgtcttggatgtaatatggttgttgaggattatgtaattttaatcgctggttccttaaaggaagtatttcgttttaaaatgtgtgctcggtcagagcctatttaaatatgattttaactcatcattcaaattttctagtcttgctttgttaaaaggctttcagttaaatgattgctatttgcctgtttaaatgtttgagtgacttaaagaaaaagaatattattttgtaatttgtactgattgttccttttgggtaacacgtgacttatgtgttcaataaatgtgcctagtcaatggtgatgcactgttctattgctagcctaccccttccactccacagcctattgagctgttttgtgtcgaaattgtgttcagaacatccCTCTGATCTGACACCTCAGGCAGTATTGCAAGAAAGTGGTTTACTGATACACaaacaaggtgataaacgattacataactttgtacgtaggttcGATGCTGAAGCGATGTGTcatggctggctgcacctgatgaaaatgggcagaagcagtcgcggagctcgtagacctcgacagcaccggctggAGGGCGCTCTTCGCGGtgactctcgtagtgccaacctagcagatcgcacctacgttgtggcatcgtagctatcgataccacaccccTCCCCCCTGAAATGACGCACCATCGTTGAGTATGGCTTTCGACGGCGGGTGGAAGGACCTAGGGGCGGCGCAGCTGAGGGGGCGGACAGCGGAACTGCCAGGGCACGCTGTCCACCCGTGATCCCGAATTGCTCGCGAGGGGGCGAGGAAAACGCCCTgtggaaaacctgcccaggccgTGCACCGCtactgggtatgctcggatgagggggagcaacgacctccatgggcggcggcggtggcggcggcggcggcggccgcgaagcctccaattctgccggaaacaaccagcggcagaaaaccgaggagGGCACAAACGAATTTGGTTCCGGTGTCGCATGACAgtgccggagggaccagaaatgagaaataaggcgcggccaagctggcgaagaatgctcccctgctcccagcgctgctTGTCAAAGAAAACACGATAGAACACAAAATCATGAAgcgccaagccagaacgaggcgaagAAGCGGGCGCGCGGCGGCGGGTGCAAgagctgcaggagcgaccgatgggcgcgGCCATGTAGCAATTCCGCTGGGAATGGGTGCCGcgcggctgagagcgataggaagcaaggaaagtccagagcGCGCGCTGGCGAGAGTGCGTGGCGTGCAGcttgctcatctgcgacttaaacgtacgcgcaaagcgttcagcctcgccattcgactgggggtggaacggggctgaggtcagatggcgaatgccattagcagcacagaacgcttcaaactcggaggacacgaattgggggccattgtcggagacaataacttcaggaaggccctcaatgcaaaaaatagacgtcaaagcccgaATAGTGCCGGCAAATGTAGCAGAggacataggtacaacaaaaggaaacttgctgtacGCATCACtaactatcaaccagcgggtgtcccagaaaggacctgcaaaatCAATACGAAGgcgctgccaaggcgcagtaggagttggccacgcaaagaagcgctggcggggagcagattgatgctccgaGCAAGATcgacagttagcaagcaaattttcaatatccttatcaatgccgacccaagtgcagtgacgagCTAATTGCTTagtccgcactataccccaatgaccagcgtataGTAAACggatttccgactgcaacgaacgaggtacaaccacacgagactgatcattgtcagttcgcAGCAAGATAACACCGTGGtttacagacaagttgtgacgttgcgcaaagtaacgtcgaacaagtggatcacgaatttgcgtagcagatggaggccattgagtacgaatatactgcaaaagaatctgcaaagaagcgtcggcggctgtcgcgaaagcaatgcgacgaaaatccacggGAAAACAAACATCTAAGTCCTTGTCTTGCGAGTCAACAAACATGCATGACGGTTCGGAAGAATGAAACACGTCGTCAGGACCGATaggtagacgagacaaagcatcagcgttGCCATGCTGGGCCCTAGGCCGAAACAaggtttcgtaattgtaattacacaAAAACAAAGACCTACGTTGCAACTTTAGTGCAGTACAggccggaactggctttgacggggGGAACAACGACGTCAAAAGCTTATGGTCGGTAACCAAACAGAACTTTCGCCCGTACaagaaaatcatgaaactttgttactccatatacaatagctaaagcttctttctcgatttgagaatagttttgttgGACAGAATTGAGAAACTTTGACGCAAAAGCGATCGGGCTATCGACAGAATTATTTCGGTGTGCGAGAACCGCGCTGATGCCGTGAGAAGATgaatcgacagccaaaacaactggtttggagggatcgaaaggaatcaaacagtgGTCACTCAACGAAGCACATTTGAACTTGTGGAAAGCAGCGTCgcattccgaagaccaaacaaaaggtaAGTCCTTAcgccgaaggcgatgcaaaggcgctgtaatctgcgctgcatttggtaaAAACCGAATATAGTACGTGAttttgcccaacacatactgaagtTCTTTCAGGATCCTGGGTGCTTGAAAGTCTCTTATCGCACTGAGATGTGAGGGTGAGGGGTGGATACGCTGTCCATTAagcatatgtcctaaatactgaatctcagtttgaaaaaatttgcacttgtccctttacactttagtcctgcctgcaaaagcaCAGTAAACAATGCACGCAAactctgcaaatgttcgtcaggggtgcgacctaataaaactatatcgtccagatacttGGAACAACCAGGCAcattggcacacaactgctgcaagtaagactgaaaaatagcaggaggcgaagcacaaccgaacggaaggcggcgaaacttgaacaatccaaggtgggtgttgatcacgGAATAGCGCTGCGACTATTCGtcgagcggaatctgaaagtatgcgtcccgcaagtcaatcgtggaaaagagttttcccgcaccaagcttatcaaaaacgTCTTTAGGACGAGGCAAGGGAAatgtagctaccactgtctggggatttactgtagacttaaagtcaacacaaatacggagacgaccgtttggtttcttcacacacattataggcgaagcccatggcgaagcagaaacaggttcaatgtgaaatgtcccctttttaacaattatacacgactgtgctttaactgatacacaatatttttagcgcaacgcaatctgactttcaaaaatctctacaaaagaatggccctgactaacattaacctatgcatttcacaaatcgcttacctcacaaaaatcttggttactcgaactactgcaatacagcgagcgccactactgccagataaataaaagattcaaactactgaaggcactaactactgataggcatagttagcaaatgaaagatttttatagtgagcaaacaatgtatttaccttaataatgttgaaaactcataatatacataacagatcattgtatatcttacaaatttccaaactccgccatctctctccccacatccaccactgctggcggctcacctccaactgcgcaacgctacgcgctgttcacagccagctgcctaacactacagtggcgagtattacaacaatgcaaagcagccacagactgcacacagcacagccagtgattttcatacagaggtggcgttaccaataaaaaaacctaaacagcctacttacaaatgataccactgtcttgcaaatgcgtAAGTTCAGCGACTACGGCGTCACGCAGTGCGTGCGGTACCGGGCGTGCGcgccggaaaataggcatggcattgtcgttaactacaacatgcgctgcaaagtctgtggcgcagccaaggccatcagaaaagagttcagcaaaatcatcgcatagtgCGACAACtctgtctgcatggtcactagcgttgatacaaagcacattgtcctgaattgcgaggccaaaGTGTTCAAATGCGTCTgtgccaaaaatgttcgtagcatcactagaccggagcacatggaaagacactgtacgggtCGCTACACCATACTTGGCTTGCAGACTACACAcgccgagcactgagatttcctgtccagtaaatgcggtcagcgtggaatgcgaacgaggaagcgggggcgaaccaagcaagtcatacgttgatttgttcagtaaagaaactgacgcaccagtgtcctGCTGCAagcgaacagaacgtccacaaatgttcaaagtcacaaaaatttTCCTCACATctcgctgaatgcgagaggaagcatctggcaaaacttgattcacacgacgagcCCTTGTcgcacgtgaagcagaaggctttgacTAATGGCAGTAACATCCAcaggctgatgtgaatcatgatcataGCGGTTGCAGTTGCGGTGACACCCACGCGAGTCACGCGACCGGGAGACATGTTGTGAAGTAGAGTTactcttactacacacagcttgcacgtGTCCCTTCTTATTACAAAAGTAACACTTTGCTTGACGGGATGGGAAATtttcccgtgggtgggcacgaaagcagttcgggtatgatttcagtttcttagagGGTGCTTGGTTTGAACCATGTTTACGTGCGCGGCAGCGGCGCGGCGTGTTCTgccgcgctaacagtacacacacccggggtcacgTCGAACGCTGCAGTAGCCACGTCTAaagtatcttgtctgtctagcaagtccacaaCTTCCTgaaaagacgggtttttaaatctGAGGATGTATTCGCGGATGCGGTGATCTGCCACATTCTGCAAaatagcgtctctaatcattaAGTCAGCATATGAGCATTCACATGAGCAATTAAAatcacaatcagaagttagtccctgaagggCCACTAACCAAGACTTATTAGACTGAATAGGTCCACGCCGGAGATGAAAGAATTTGTAAAGTGCAGttaccacatttacactgtcacagaagtgggagttcaaagcatcaatcacttcgtcgtaagttttagtttctgggcgggtggtaggaaacaatttcacgagcacacggtataacacaacacccgcgttggcaatgaaaaaaagcaagccgctctgtacctggtacgTTGTAAGCTgtgaagtgtgcctcgagctgggtgccggccgaagtggccgtgcggttaaaggcgctgcagtctggaaccgcaagaccgctacggtcgcaggttcgaatcctgcctcgggcatggatgtttgtgatgtccttaggttagttaggtttaactagttctaagttctaggggactaatgacctcagcagttgagtcccatagtgctcagagccatttgaaccatttgaacctcgagcTGGGTGgtgtattctggccagcgttcaacaTCAGGACCgaaggcacgaaatggcggtgCCGTCGGCGACGGCGTCGGTACAGGCGGTGACGTCCGAGGCACCGAAGTAGCTGCAGTTtt from Schistocerca nitens isolate TAMUIC-IGC-003100 chromosome 5, iqSchNite1.1, whole genome shotgun sequence includes these protein-coding regions:
- the LOC126260345 gene encoding uncharacterized protein LOC126260345, which codes for MASPQEQASLSDLVLFQAQQMTQLLAAINGLVTLKTAATSVPRTSPPVPTPSPTAPPFRAFGPDVEQLEASRPPPPPPPPPPMEVVAPPHPSIPSSGARPGQVFHRAFSSPPREQFGITGGQRALAVPLSAPSAAPPLGPSTRRRKPYSTMPERRQELAVCFTGASPYDRAEGWQPRSSGSSPARGFGFHTQQPELLARAPLYHANGEDAAGDRVRRVATAP